Part of the Streptomyces sp. RFCAC02 genome is shown below.
GATCGCTGTGATCTCCCCCATGCTCCAGAGGGCGGCATGGTCCTGCAGGGCGATCGCTGCGGATTCGGTCGACGTAACTCGGCCAGGTTCCCTTCGCTACGCGTCCGGGGCGAGCGGATTTCATCGACGGTGTCGCTCGGCGGCTCGTTCCGGCAGTCGGTCGGGCCCGTGCGGCAGGGCCTCTCTGCAAGCCGCCGGTGCGATGGCCGAGCAGCGGGGCGGAGGCCGCGATGCCGTGTCTGGTGGGAGCGCGCCCAAGCCGAAGGGGTGCTTGCCGGGGCCGTCGATGGCGCTCGACCGGGACGTGCGTTCATTGAAAGTTGACCTTTGTGGTCCGGTGATTCCCGATGGCGCTGCTTTGCTCCGGCCGCCCCACGTGTGACCCGGATGGTCGGAGAGTGCCGTTGCGGCGAGCACGCCACGCTCTGCATCAGGTGGGACATCCGCTCCTGCGGACCGGTCGCCGCCGCGCCAGCCCTTCGCTCGAAGTGTCTCCGAAGGCAGATGAATCACGTGCGCGAAGAATGTTTAACGAGGGGCTCATGGTGTACGAACTCTCCTTTGTTGCACGAGTATTGACGTGATTTCAGCGCCCGCCCTACTGTCCCCCACGGCTCATGGAAGCGCTCCCACGGGGAGGTGGCATGCGACCGCGACTACGTCAGGACGTCAGATTCGCCGAGGGCACGGACGGGGACGTCCTCGTCCACGGCGACAACGGAAGCTGCACCCTCCGGGGCCGGGGCGCGTACCCGCTCCTGACCCGGCTGGCCCCGCTGCTGACCGGTGAACGCACCCTCGACGACCTCACCCGAGGGCTCCCCGGGCCGACACGGGACGTCATCACCGGGCTCGTGGACGCGCTCGCCGCCCAGGACTTCGTGGTGGACGCGCGCCCCGACCGCCCGCACACCCTCTCCGACGCCGAGACACGGACGTACGCCGACGAGATCGCGTTCATCGCCCACGCGGTGGACTCGCCCGAGCACCGCTTCGAGCGCGTGCGGCGCGCCCGCCTCGTCCTCGTGGCCCACGCCCCGGCGGCCGGCGCCGTGCTGGACGCCCTGGTCGGCGCGGCCCTCACGGCGGGGTGGCGCGACGTGCGCGTGGCCGGCGCCGATCCGCTCCGCGTCGAGGACATCGCGCGCCGCGCCCGGCGCGACCCCGCCCAGTCGGTCCGTGCCCTGCCGGCGGACACCGATCCGTTCGCCGCCCTTCCCGGCACGGTCGTCCTGCAGGTGGCCACGGAGACGGCCGACCTCGTCGACGGCTGCCGCGCCTGCCACCGCGGCGGCGCCGCCCTCGGGCAACTGCTCCTGCACCCCACCGAGGCGTGGCTGACGGAGGTCGGTCCACCCGCCCGCACACAGGCCGAGTCGGGCTGGCTCCGCCTGACCCCGCCCGCCGCCGGGGGACAGGCCGCGCCCGAGCTGCTGACCGGCTCCGTCCCGGCGCTGCTGGCAGGCCGGCTGACGCTCGCCGCGTTCTCCCACGTCACCGGCCTCGACAGACCCCGGCCGGCGGACGGTTCCCCGGCCGCCGTCCTGGTCCACGTGGACCTCCACAGCCTCGACTCCGTCCCCCACCGGGTGGTGCCCCATCCCTCGGCCGTCGCGGTCACGGCCCCCGCCCGGCGGTCGCCGTCCGGCGATGCGGAGATCCGCGCCCGGGTGGCGGAACTGGCCTCCCTGCCGCCCGTGCCGGCGGAGGAACTGCTGCGCCGCGCCGCCCCGCTCGTGGACGCCAGGACCGGACTGCTGCGCCTCCTCGACGAGGACGACCTCCCCCAGATCCCGCTCGCGGTGTGCCGCGCCGCGCTCGCGGACCGTGCCGCTCCCACGCTGCTCGGCTGGGGCACGGACCGTACGGAGGCACGCGCCCGCGCGGTCATGTCGGCCCTCGCCGCCCACGGGGTGGCCTCGGTGGACGGCGGCTCCGTCCTCGGCGTGGAGCCGGACACCGGCCGCCCGCGCGCCGTCCCCGCGAAGGCGCTGCGGGCCGTGGCGGGTACGGGCGTCGCGGGCGGCGCCACCTGGGCGGACGCACTGGCGGCGGCGCTGCGCGGAGCGTACGAGGGCGTGCTCGCGGAGCGCGTCGCGGCCGCCGGACCCACGGGACTCCCGCCGGCCGCGCCACTCCACGACGGCCTCACCGGACGGGCCGCCGAGCTGCGCCGCCTGCTCGCCGCCGCCGGCGCCGAGCCGTCGGTGCGGGACCTGACGCCGCCGCTCGGGCTGCCCGCGTTCGCCTTCCTCCAGGCCGGCCGGACGGTCGCGCTGACGTGCGCCGCCACACCGGACGACGCCGTCGCCGACGGTCTCGAACGGGTGCTGGCGCGCTGGCAGACCGGCGACGGCGCCGCGACGGCCGGACCGGTGCCGTGGCCGGTCGGCGGCGACCCGGCGGCCGCCGTCCCGGTGCTGGCCGAGGCCCTGCGGCGGGCGGGCCGTGTCCCGGTGGCCGTGCCGCTGGCGGACGGCCACGCGCTGCCGTTCACCGTGGCGGTGGTGAGCGCCGATGCCTGAGACGCCGAACGTTCCCGCTGCCCCGCACCGTGACGGCGGTGACGTCCGATGACCGGTACGACGAGTGCCGTGCGGGCCACGGCGGCGGGTGAACGCGCCGCGCCGGTGACCGCGCTGGCGGGCACGGGCCGTCTGCACACCGCGGTCCGCGCGGCCCTGCGCACCGCCGGCCACACGACGGTCCCCGCGACGGCGTCCCACGGCGCGTCCGCGCTCGTCGTGGTCGCCGACACCGAGCGGGTGGCCGCCCCCGCCGCGCCGGACGTGCCGTGGCTGCCGGTGCGGGTGGACACCGGGTGGGTGTGCGCCGGGCCGCTGGTCCGCCCCGGCCGCGCGGGCTGCCCGACCTGCGCCGAACGCCGCCGCGCCGTGAACCGCCCCGACGCGGCCGGCCGGCGCGCACTGCGTGAACGGTACGGCGCCGAGGTGACCGCCCGGCCGAACACCCTCCTCACCCCGCTCATCACCGCCACGGTCGCCGCGCTCGTCACCGACGACATCGACCGCCTGCGCCACGACGCCGCACCGCCCCGCACGGAGGGGGCCGTCCTGCGCGTCCGGCTGACGGACGGCCGCACTTCCCGCCACCTGCTGCTGCCCGACCCACTGTGCCCCGACTGCGGACGCCTGCCCGACGACCGGCCCGGCGCCGGCCGCCCCGAGCCGCGCCCCGTACGCCCCGCGCGCCCAGGCGGCCTCCGCGTCCGCGAACTCACCGGCCTCGAGGCCGAGCTGACCGGCCGCTACGTCGACGCCGAGACGGGCGTCGTGCAGTCCCTCGCCGACGGCCCCGACGGGGGAGCGGTCGCGGCCGTGGCACGGTTCCGCCCGGCGCTGGCCACCCGCGCGGGCCAGCACGGCTACGGCCGCGCCGCCGATCACGCCGCCGCGCGCCTCACCGCCCTGACCGAGGCCCTGGAACGGCTCGCCGGCATCCGTCCGCGCGGCCGTCGCACCGCCGTCCGGGCCGCGTTCGCCGACGTCGCCGACACGGCGCTCGACCCCCGCGCGCTCGGCGAGTACCCGGACGACTGGTACGACCGGCCCGGCGCACCGTTCGCCCGCTTCGACCCCGACCGGCCCGTCCCCTGGGTGTGGGGCTGGTCCTTCGCGCAGGGCCGGCCGCTGCTCGTGCCCGAGGCGTACGCGTACTACGGCCCCCGCCCCGCCGCCGAGCGGGCGCACCTCTACGAGACGTCGAACGGCTGCGCCCTCGGCGGCAGCCTGACGGAGGCGATCCTCCACGGCCTGCTGGAGGTCGCGGAACGGGACGCGTTCCTGACCACCTGGTACGCCCGGCTGCCCGCGCCCCGCGTCGATCTCGACGCGGCCGCCGACCGGCGCGTCCCCGTCACCGCCGAGCACATCGGGCAGCGTCTCGGCTACGAGGTGACGGCCTTCGACACGACCCTGGAGCAGGGCGTGCCGGCGCTGTGGGTGGTGGCCGTCGACCGGGCGCGCGGCGCCGGCGGACGGCCCGCCCTGATGTGCGCCGCCGGCGCCCACCCCGACC
Proteins encoded:
- a CDS encoding TOMM precursor leader peptide-binding protein, with translation MTGTTSAVRATAAGERAAPVTALAGTGRLHTAVRAALRTAGHTTVPATASHGASALVVVADTERVAAPAAPDVPWLPVRVDTGWVCAGPLVRPGRAGCPTCAERRRAVNRPDAAGRRALRERYGAEVTARPNTLLTPLITATVAALVTDDIDRLRHDAAPPRTEGAVLRVRLTDGRTSRHLLLPDPLCPDCGRLPDDRPGAGRPEPRPVRPARPGGLRVRELTGLEAELTGRYVDAETGVVQSLADGPDGGAVAAVARFRPALATRAGQHGYGRAADHAAARLTALTEALERLAGIRPRGRRTAVRAAFADVADTALDPRALGEYPDDWYDRPGAPFARFDPDRPVPWVWGWSFAQGRPLLVPEAYAYYGPRPAAERAHLYETSNGCALGGSLTEAILHGLLEVAERDAFLTTWYARLPAPRVDLDAAADRRVPVTAEHIGQRLGYEVTAFDTTLEQGVPALWVVAVDRARGAGGRPALMCAAGAHPDPERALLGALVELGPALAGLLRRYDATAAARLVADADAVHGMDDHALLYGHPDAARRLGFLPFDGPAHPPARRAIRTDPGDIGAGLADLVGRYLRTGLDVIAVDTTASEHRAGGFRSAKVIVPGTASMTFGHRHRRVHGLPRLLSAPRRLGHADRDLTPGELNPHPHPFP